From the genome of Leptodactylus fuscus isolate aLepFus1 chromosome 1, aLepFus1.hap2, whole genome shotgun sequence, one region includes:
- the CCDC125 gene encoding coiled-coil domain-containing protein 125 isoform X2, whose protein sequence is MSDCLPEEEEDFMAGGDLGEGFGRKPGGLYEGLDETMRKTMKLRKGSSSHHYHLIKKGEEDCNTRHHAGKPSMSEEKETARPAREYYTRCRQNSIDASSEISNEDLRQRLQDLSEEVELLKVELEASQRQLDGKDEALKILQNLAVFDKATSHTKDMLQKAEEHRRVLEKEINVLQWEIEFDQVRLKNLEESWKEKYERIQCENAALKESLELRTNEVKVLKSENTIINQQCQELLAMLDVKQQKMFQDNVTLDKSSLVEVTALEFEVEKKSKEEAYVMADAFRIAFEQQLKRRNDATLPLSEIERVCKKGSKRLNSWKRLKDDEHSISRDKKRSLGQKLKGLMVSAADSVTLDTLDDPQEILRLLIDLLNDKEEALAHQRKVSYMLARTIEGKVDPESNHGKNDPKEEPSVSRDEHSCSEIGVDPCRCLKDDATQGRSAQEQSIHRTLETSFSLLLKDVYPQQEDTEEIVINQETLCDVSGHPQT, encoded by the exons ATGAGTGACTGCCTacctgaggaggaggaagactttATGGCTGGAGGAGACTTGGGAGAGGGCTTTGGGAGAAAGCCTGGTGGACTCTATGAGGGTCTCGATGAGACTATGAGAAAAACAATGAAACTGCGGAAAGGATCCAGTTCTCATCATTACCATCTTATTAAGAAGGGAGAAGAGGATTGTAACACAAGACATCATGCTGGAAAACCTAGTATGTCTGAGGAAAAGGAGACTGCGAGGCCGGCCAGAGAGTATTACACACGGTGCAGACAAAACAGTATAG ATGCCAGCTCCGAGATCTCTAATGAAGATCTGAGACAGCGTCTCCAAGACCTAAGCGAA GAAGTGGAACTTCTAAAAGTAGAGCTTGAAGCTTCCCAAAGACAACTTGATGGAAAGGACGAAGCACTGAAGATCTTACAAAACCTA GCTGTGTTTGATAAAGCCACAAGTCACACTAAGGACATGCTTCAGAAAGCAGAGGAGCATCGCAGAGTCCTAGAAAAG GAGATAAATGTTCTGCAGTGGGAAATTGAGTTTGATCAGGTGAGGCTGAAGAACCTGGAGGAGTCTTGGAAGGAGAAGTATGAGCG TATACAATGTGAAAATGCAGCCCTGAAGGAAAGTCTGGAGCTGCGGACGAATGAAGTGAAAGTCCTGAAGTCTGAAAACACAA TTATAAACCAGCAATGCCAGGAGTTGTTGGCAATGCTTGATGTGAAGCAGCAGAAAATGTTCCAGGATAATGTGACTCTTGATAAGAGCAGTCTGGTAGAAGTCACAGCTCTGGAA TTTGAAGTGGAGAAGAAGAGCAAGGAAGAAGCCTATGTAATGGCTGACGCCTTTCGCATTGCCTTTGAGCAGCAACTGAAGCGCAGGAATGATGCAACTCTGCCTCTAAGTGAAATTGAACGAGTGTGCAAGAAAGGgagcaaaagactaaacagctGGAAACGCCTTAAAGACGATG AACATTCGATTTCAAGAGATAAAAAAAGAAGTTTAGGTCAGAAGTTAAAGGGTTTGATGGTATCGGCAGCTGACAGCGTGACTCTAGACACTCTCGATGACCCACAGGAAATTCTCCGGCTATTAattgacttg CTTAATGATAAGGAGGAGGCTTTGGCCCATCAGAGGAAAGTAAGCTACATGCTTGCACGCACTATAGAAGGCAAAGTAGATCCAGAAAGTAACCATGGTAAAAATGATCCTAAGGAGGAGCCatctgtgagtagagatgagcacagCTGCTCAGAGATAGGTGTGGATCCATGCCGCTGTCTGAAAGACGATGCAACGCAAGGGAGAAGTGCTCAAGAGCAGAGCATACATAGGACTCTTGAGACATCATTTTCCTTGCTGTTAAAAGATGTCTATCCTCAGCAAGAAGACACAGAAGAGATTGTCATAAACCAGGAGACGCTTTGTGACGTTTCAGGACATCCTCAGACATAG
- the CCDC125 gene encoding coiled-coil domain-containing protein 125 isoform X1: MSDCLPEEEEDFMAGGDLGEGFGRKPGGLYEGLDETMRKTMKLRKGSSSHHYHLIKKGEEDCNTRHHAGKPSMSEEKETARPAREYYTRCRQNSIDASSEISNEDLRQRLQDLSEEVELLKVELEASQRQLDGKDEALKILQNLAVFDKATSHTKDMLQKAEEHRRVLEKEINVLQWEIEFDQVRLKNLEESWKEKYERIQCENAALKESLELRTNEVKVLKSENTIINQQCQELLAMLDVKQQKMFQDNVTLDKSSLVEVTALELAVLGACTCCPGGDPCSCAKMSAATRKQLLQLRQEFEVEKKSKEEAYVMADAFRIAFEQQLKRRNDATLPLSEIERVCKKGSKRLNSWKRLKDDEHSISRDKKRSLGQKLKGLMVSAADSVTLDTLDDPQEILRLLIDLLNDKEEALAHQRKVSYMLARTIEGKVDPESNHGKNDPKEEPSVSRDEHSCSEIGVDPCRCLKDDATQGRSAQEQSIHRTLETSFSLLLKDVYPQQEDTEEIVINQETLCDVSGHPQT; this comes from the exons ATGAGTGACTGCCTacctgaggaggaggaagactttATGGCTGGAGGAGACTTGGGAGAGGGCTTTGGGAGAAAGCCTGGTGGACTCTATGAGGGTCTCGATGAGACTATGAGAAAAACAATGAAACTGCGGAAAGGATCCAGTTCTCATCATTACCATCTTATTAAGAAGGGAGAAGAGGATTGTAACACAAGACATCATGCTGGAAAACCTAGTATGTCTGAGGAAAAGGAGACTGCGAGGCCGGCCAGAGAGTATTACACACGGTGCAGACAAAACAGTATAG ATGCCAGCTCCGAGATCTCTAATGAAGATCTGAGACAGCGTCTCCAAGACCTAAGCGAA GAAGTGGAACTTCTAAAAGTAGAGCTTGAAGCTTCCCAAAGACAACTTGATGGAAAGGACGAAGCACTGAAGATCTTACAAAACCTA GCTGTGTTTGATAAAGCCACAAGTCACACTAAGGACATGCTTCAGAAAGCAGAGGAGCATCGCAGAGTCCTAGAAAAG GAGATAAATGTTCTGCAGTGGGAAATTGAGTTTGATCAGGTGAGGCTGAAGAACCTGGAGGAGTCTTGGAAGGAGAAGTATGAGCG TATACAATGTGAAAATGCAGCCCTGAAGGAAAGTCTGGAGCTGCGGACGAATGAAGTGAAAGTCCTGAAGTCTGAAAACACAA TTATAAACCAGCAATGCCAGGAGTTGTTGGCAATGCTTGATGTGAAGCAGCAGAAAATGTTCCAGGATAATGTGACTCTTGATAAGAGCAGTCTGGTAGAAGTCACAGCTCTGGAA CTTGCAGTGCTTGGTGCTTGTACATGTTGTCCTGGAGGAGATCCCTGCTCGTGTGCTAAAATGTCAGCTGCAACTCGCAAACAGCTTCTTCAGCTCCGGCAAGAG TTTGAAGTGGAGAAGAAGAGCAAGGAAGAAGCCTATGTAATGGCTGACGCCTTTCGCATTGCCTTTGAGCAGCAACTGAAGCGCAGGAATGATGCAACTCTGCCTCTAAGTGAAATTGAACGAGTGTGCAAGAAAGGgagcaaaagactaaacagctGGAAACGCCTTAAAGACGATG AACATTCGATTTCAAGAGATAAAAAAAGAAGTTTAGGTCAGAAGTTAAAGGGTTTGATGGTATCGGCAGCTGACAGCGTGACTCTAGACACTCTCGATGACCCACAGGAAATTCTCCGGCTATTAattgacttg CTTAATGATAAGGAGGAGGCTTTGGCCCATCAGAGGAAAGTAAGCTACATGCTTGCACGCACTATAGAAGGCAAAGTAGATCCAGAAAGTAACCATGGTAAAAATGATCCTAAGGAGGAGCCatctgtgagtagagatgagcacagCTGCTCAGAGATAGGTGTGGATCCATGCCGCTGTCTGAAAGACGATGCAACGCAAGGGAGAAGTGCTCAAGAGCAGAGCATACATAGGACTCTTGAGACATCATTTTCCTTGCTGTTAAAAGATGTCTATCCTCAGCAAGAAGACACAGAAGAGATTGTCATAAACCAGGAGACGCTTTGTGACGTTTCAGGACATCCTCAGACATAG